In Citrus sinensis cultivar Valencia sweet orange chromosome 2, DVS_A1.0, whole genome shotgun sequence, a single genomic region encodes these proteins:
- the LOC102621168 gene encoding linoleate 9S-lipoxygenase A-like isoform X1, translating to MMSTQHRGPCSDLQECFSSVQSASHAQANHAIIKGKIVIDHSPGQSGPGKSASVQIFSCTKVDPGTGKGKLSHIAYLKNGKSHKHNGTKTTTYKLKFYVEPDFGNPGAFVIENQHKYKFFLQAATLRAPDKQAIHFDCRSWVYPIKLTKTPRIFFSNKSYLPSETPSTLKDLRKQELISLRGDGIGERKEWERIYDYDYYNDLGDPDIGPEHARPVLGGSESLPYPRRGRTGRPKCRADLSTESRPEKINLDIYVPPDERFSSKKLSEFIGNSIRASLHFLIPEAKSLLEKDPHFRSFDEIRGMFSSNKSRKVEGWLTKKLQKLVPEQLLKQLTRASKGDPMKFPEPQIIANNDLAWMEDEEFGRQMLAGINPTRIRCLEVFPPKGKNGKMSSITLADIEGSLDGLDITQAMNQWRIYILDHHDYLMPFLSRINTSSVCAYASRTLLFLRSDATLKPVAIELSLPSISSDEVNRVFLPAKEGIEAALWQLAKAHVLANDSAYHQLVTHWLHTHAVVEPFVIATRRQLSVMHPVHRLLDPHFKDTMHVNALARSILLNAGGILEKTLFPGKICMELSSELYKEWRFDEQALPKDLIKRRLALEDSDLPTGCQILFQDYPYGLDGLDVWLAIMTWVKDYCSIFYKDDDSVKSDEEIQAWWKEIREVGHGDKRNASWWFEMNSRDNLIQALTILIWTSSALHASVNFGQYAYAGYPPNRPTLCRKFIPDEGTHEFAELLIDSDKYYLKMLPERFAITLSTALVEVLSRHTSDEVYLGQRQSSEWTDDQEVLLKFEEFGEKLKEIEQKIVERNRNARLKNRWGPAKIAYKLMHPDTSNVKNDGGLTGKGIPNSISI from the exons ATGATGAGCACGCAACACCGCGGCCCATGTTCTGACCTGCAGGAATGTTTTAGCTCTGTACAGAGTGCAAGCCACGCACAAGCTAATCATGCTATAATCAAGGGAAAAATTGTCATTGATCACAGTCCAGGGCAATCAGGTCCTGGAAAATCAGCTTCTGTTCAGATTTTTAGCTGCACGAAAGTCGACCCAG GCACTGGTAAAGGCAAGTTGAGTCATATAGCATACCTCAAGAATGGAAAGAGCCATAAGCATAATGGTACAAAAACCACAACTTATAAATTGAAGTTCTATGTCGAGCCTGATTTTGGAAATCCAGGGGCTTTTGTTATAGAAAATCAGCATAAGTATAAATTTTTCCTTCAAGCTGCAACCCTCCGCGCTCCGGACAAACAGGCTATCCATTTCGATTGCAGGTCTTGGGTCTATCCAATCAAACTGACTAAGACACCCCGGATTTTCTTCTCAAACAAG AGCTATCTTCCAAGCGAAACACCAAGTACTCTTAAGGATTTGAGAAAACAAGAGCTTATAAGCTTGAGGGGAGATGGTATTGGAGAGAGGAAGGAATGGGAAAGAATATATGACTATGATTACTACAATGATCTTGGCGATCCTGATATCGGTCCTGAACATGCTAGACCTGTATTGGGAGGCTCTGAATCACTTCCATATCCTCGCAGGGGGAGAACTGGTCGCCCTAAATGCCGAGCAG ATCTCTCCACTGAGAGCCGACCAGAGAAAATCAACTTGGATATATATGTCCCCCCTGATGAGAGGTTTAGTTCCAAGAAGTTGTCTGAATTTATTGGAAATTCGATCCGTGCTAGTCTGCATTTCCTTATCCCTGAAGCAAAATCCTTGCTTGAAAAAGATCCCCATTTTCGGTCATTTGATGAGATAAGAGGCATGTTTTCAAGCAACAAAAGCCGGAAAGTGGAGGGATGGTTGACAAAGAAACTGCAGAAATTAGTACCGGAACAGCTATTGAAACAGCTTACACGTGCAAGCAAAGGAGACCCCATGAAGTTCCCAGAACCTCAAATTATAGCAA ACAATGACCTGGCTTGGATGGAAGATGAGGAGTTTGGACGCCAAATGCTTGCTGGAATTAATCCTACACGTATTCGCTGCTTGGAG GTATTCCCACCGAAAGGGAAAAATGGAAAGATGAGTTCAATAACACTAGCAGACATAGAAGGCAGCCTCGATGGCCTGGATATTACACAG GCAATGAACCAATGGCGAATCTATATCTTGGATCACCACGACTATCTCATGCCATTTTTAAGCAGAATTAACACTAGCAGCGTATGTGCTTATGCATCCCGAACACTACTGTTCTTAAGAAGTGATGCCACGTTAAAGCCAGTGGCAATAGAGCTAAGCCTCCCTAGCATATCTAGTGACGAGGTCAACAGGGTTTTTCTTCCAGCAAAGGAGGGTATTGAAGCAGCATTGTGGCAGCTTGCCAAAGCTCATGTCCTAGCTAATGACTCAGCTTACCATCAACTAGTCACCCATTG gTTGCATACTCATGCAGTGGTCGAGCCATTCGTCATTGCCACTAGAAGGCAGTTAAGTGTGATGCATCCTGTCCATCGTCTATTAGATCCTCATTTCAAAGACACCATGCATGTAAATGCATTGGCTAGGAGTATCCTCTTAAACGCTGGTGGAATCCTTGAGAAGACATTGTTTCCTGGTAAAATTTGTATGGAGTTGTCTTCTGAGCTCTACAAAGAGTGGAGATTTGATGAACAAGCCCTCCCAAAAGATCTTATTAAGAG ACGTTTAGCACTGGAAGACTCAGACTTGCCTACGGGGTGTCAAATTCTCTTCCAAGACTATCCCTATGGTTTAGATGGACTTGATGTATGGCTTGCCATTATGACATGGGTCAAAGATTATTGCTCCATCTTCTACAAAGATGATGATTCTGTCAAGTCTGACGAGGAAATCCAAGCATGGTGGAAAGAAATCCGAGAAGTAGGTCATGGTGATAAGCGCAATGCGAGCTGGTGGTTTGAAATGAACTCTCGTGACAACCTAATACAAGCTCTAACTATTCTCATATGGACTTCGTCAGCCCTTCATGCTTCAGTGAACTTTGGGCAGTATGCATATGCTGGATACCCTCCAAATCGTCCCACACTATGTCGAAAATTCATTCCGGATGAAGGAACACACGAATTTGCAGAGTTATTAATTGATTCAGACAAGTACTATCTTAAAATGCTACCTGAAAGATTTGCGATAACCCTTAGTACTGCATTGGTAGAAGTCTTATCGCGGCATACATCAGATGAAGTTTACTTGGGGCAGAGGCAATCATCAGAATGGACAGATGATCAGGAGGTTTTGCTAAAATTTGAAGAGTTCGGTGAGAAGTTGAAAGAAATAGAGCAAAAAATCGTGGAGAGGAACAGAAATGCCAGGCTTAAGAACAGATGGGGACCTGCCAAGATAGCGTACAAACTTATGCATCCCGATACATCAAACGTCAAAAACGACGGAGGCCTCACAGGAAAAGGTATCCCAAACAGTATATCCATTTAA
- the LOC102621168 gene encoding linoleate 9S-lipoxygenase A-like isoform X2, whose amino-acid sequence MMSTQHRGPCSDLQECFSSVQSASHAQANHAIIKGKIVIDHSPGQSGPGKSASVQIFSCTKVDPGTGKGKLSHIAYLKNGKSHKHNGTKTTTYKLKFYVEPDFGNPGAFVIENQHKYKFFLQAATLRAPDKQAIHFDCRSWVYPIKLTKTPRIFFSNKSYLPSETPSTLKDLRKQELISLRGDGIGERKEWERIYDYDYYNDLGDPDIGPEHARPVLGGSESLPYPRRGRTGRPKCRADNDLAWMEDEEFGRQMLAGINPTRIRCLEVFPPKGKNGKMSSITLADIEGSLDGLDITQAMNQWRIYILDHHDYLMPFLSRINTSSVCAYASRTLLFLRSDATLKPVAIELSLPSISSDEVNRVFLPAKEGIEAALWQLAKAHVLANDSAYHQLVTHWLHTHAVVEPFVIATRRQLSVMHPVHRLLDPHFKDTMHVNALARSILLNAGGILEKTLFPGKICMELSSELYKEWRFDEQALPKDLIKRRLALEDSDLPTGCQILFQDYPYGLDGLDVWLAIMTWVKDYCSIFYKDDDSVKSDEEIQAWWKEIREVGHGDKRNASWWFEMNSRDNLIQALTILIWTSSALHASVNFGQYAYAGYPPNRPTLCRKFIPDEGTHEFAELLIDSDKYYLKMLPERFAITLSTALVEVLSRHTSDEVYLGQRQSSEWTDDQEVLLKFEEFGEKLKEIEQKIVERNRNARLKNRWGPAKIAYKLMHPDTSNVKNDGGLTGKGIPNSISI is encoded by the exons ATGATGAGCACGCAACACCGCGGCCCATGTTCTGACCTGCAGGAATGTTTTAGCTCTGTACAGAGTGCAAGCCACGCACAAGCTAATCATGCTATAATCAAGGGAAAAATTGTCATTGATCACAGTCCAGGGCAATCAGGTCCTGGAAAATCAGCTTCTGTTCAGATTTTTAGCTGCACGAAAGTCGACCCAG GCACTGGTAAAGGCAAGTTGAGTCATATAGCATACCTCAAGAATGGAAAGAGCCATAAGCATAATGGTACAAAAACCACAACTTATAAATTGAAGTTCTATGTCGAGCCTGATTTTGGAAATCCAGGGGCTTTTGTTATAGAAAATCAGCATAAGTATAAATTTTTCCTTCAAGCTGCAACCCTCCGCGCTCCGGACAAACAGGCTATCCATTTCGATTGCAGGTCTTGGGTCTATCCAATCAAACTGACTAAGACACCCCGGATTTTCTTCTCAAACAAG AGCTATCTTCCAAGCGAAACACCAAGTACTCTTAAGGATTTGAGAAAACAAGAGCTTATAAGCTTGAGGGGAGATGGTATTGGAGAGAGGAAGGAATGGGAAAGAATATATGACTATGATTACTACAATGATCTTGGCGATCCTGATATCGGTCCTGAACATGCTAGACCTGTATTGGGAGGCTCTGAATCACTTCCATATCCTCGCAGGGGGAGAACTGGTCGCCCTAAATGCCGAGCAG ACAATGACCTGGCTTGGATGGAAGATGAGGAGTTTGGACGCCAAATGCTTGCTGGAATTAATCCTACACGTATTCGCTGCTTGGAG GTATTCCCACCGAAAGGGAAAAATGGAAAGATGAGTTCAATAACACTAGCAGACATAGAAGGCAGCCTCGATGGCCTGGATATTACACAG GCAATGAACCAATGGCGAATCTATATCTTGGATCACCACGACTATCTCATGCCATTTTTAAGCAGAATTAACACTAGCAGCGTATGTGCTTATGCATCCCGAACACTACTGTTCTTAAGAAGTGATGCCACGTTAAAGCCAGTGGCAATAGAGCTAAGCCTCCCTAGCATATCTAGTGACGAGGTCAACAGGGTTTTTCTTCCAGCAAAGGAGGGTATTGAAGCAGCATTGTGGCAGCTTGCCAAAGCTCATGTCCTAGCTAATGACTCAGCTTACCATCAACTAGTCACCCATTG gTTGCATACTCATGCAGTGGTCGAGCCATTCGTCATTGCCACTAGAAGGCAGTTAAGTGTGATGCATCCTGTCCATCGTCTATTAGATCCTCATTTCAAAGACACCATGCATGTAAATGCATTGGCTAGGAGTATCCTCTTAAACGCTGGTGGAATCCTTGAGAAGACATTGTTTCCTGGTAAAATTTGTATGGAGTTGTCTTCTGAGCTCTACAAAGAGTGGAGATTTGATGAACAAGCCCTCCCAAAAGATCTTATTAAGAG ACGTTTAGCACTGGAAGACTCAGACTTGCCTACGGGGTGTCAAATTCTCTTCCAAGACTATCCCTATGGTTTAGATGGACTTGATGTATGGCTTGCCATTATGACATGGGTCAAAGATTATTGCTCCATCTTCTACAAAGATGATGATTCTGTCAAGTCTGACGAGGAAATCCAAGCATGGTGGAAAGAAATCCGAGAAGTAGGTCATGGTGATAAGCGCAATGCGAGCTGGTGGTTTGAAATGAACTCTCGTGACAACCTAATACAAGCTCTAACTATTCTCATATGGACTTCGTCAGCCCTTCATGCTTCAGTGAACTTTGGGCAGTATGCATATGCTGGATACCCTCCAAATCGTCCCACACTATGTCGAAAATTCATTCCGGATGAAGGAACACACGAATTTGCAGAGTTATTAATTGATTCAGACAAGTACTATCTTAAAATGCTACCTGAAAGATTTGCGATAACCCTTAGTACTGCATTGGTAGAAGTCTTATCGCGGCATACATCAGATGAAGTTTACTTGGGGCAGAGGCAATCATCAGAATGGACAGATGATCAGGAGGTTTTGCTAAAATTTGAAGAGTTCGGTGAGAAGTTGAAAGAAATAGAGCAAAAAATCGTGGAGAGGAACAGAAATGCCAGGCTTAAGAACAGATGGGGACCTGCCAAGATAGCGTACAAACTTATGCATCCCGATACATCAAACGTCAAAAACGACGGAGGCCTCACAGGAAAAGGTATCCCAAACAGTATATCCATTTAA
- the LOC102621930 gene encoding uncharacterized protein LOC102621930, with product MTSISSNNQSTNFTLQESVNVWGSRGRRQSCRTSAAFAFKSSFFGKKPLSLSVNKTRPGRALGPTGYSRLNPITASSRCHTFDVIIIGAGIIGLTIARQLLVGSDLSVAVVDKVVPCSGATGAGQGYIWMVHRTPGSEIWDLTLRSNKLWKMLADSLRDQGLDPLQLIGWKQTGSLLIGLTPEELVMLKERVMQLCEAGLRAEYLSSSDLLQAEPELMVGEDSGAAFLPYDSQLDAMLTVAYIEKGNRHFASKGRYAEFYHDPVTRLLRSNRTGEVEAVQTSKNTLYSKKAIVVAAGCWSGSLMHDLLRETEIVLDIPVKPRKGHLLVLENFNSLKLNHASMEAGYVGHHDLTLHPGQVNHGQILSISMTATTDVIGNLVLGSSCQFVGFNTEVDETIIDRIWKRAAEFYPKLRDLCLADFISNRKVRIGLRPYMPDGKPVIGPVPGLSKVFLATGHEGLGLSLALGTAELVADMVLKNPLKVDSAPFAVQGRCC from the exons ATGACTTCAATCTCGTCAAATAATCAATCAACAAATTTTACTCTACAAGAAAGCGTCAATGTTTGGGGTTCTCGGGGAAGGAGGCAATCATGTCGCACGTCTGCTGCTTTCGCATTCAAATCGAGCTTTTTCGGCAAaaaaccactttcactttCAGTCAACAAAACCCGCCCCGGTCGGGCACTCGGACCCACTGGCTATTCTCGTCTAAATCCAATAACTGCATCTTCCCGATGTCACACATTCGATGTGATTATAATCGGCGCTGGAATAATCGGGTTGACGATCGCCCGGCAGTTACTTGTCGGGTCGGATTTATCAGTTGCTGTAGTTGACAAAGTCGTCCCTTGCTCTGGTGCTACTGGTGcag gTCAGGGATACATATGGATGGTTCACAGGACACCTGGGAGTGAAATATGGGACCTTACATTGAGAAGCAATAAATTGTGGAAGATGTTGGCAGATAGCTTGCGTGACCAAGGCTTGGACCCTCTTCAACTAATTGGATGGAAACAGACAG GAAGCTTGTTAATTGGTCTAACCCCTGAAGAGCTTGTCATGTTGAAAGAGAGGGTGATGCAGCTATGTGAAGCTGGGTTGAGAGCAGAGTACTTGTCTAGTAGTGATTTGCTGCAAGCAGAACCTGAACTAATGGTTGGGGAAGATAGTGGGGCTGCTTTTCTACCATATGACTCCCAATTGGATGCTATGCTTACTGTTGCATATATTGAAAAG GGTAACAGGCATTTTGCATCAAAAGGCAGGTATGCAGAGTTCTACCATGACCCTGTTACGCGTTTGTTAAG ATCTAATCGCACAGGGGAGGTTGAAGCAGTTCAGACTTCAAAGAATACCTTGTATAGTAAGAAAGCCATTGTAGTTGCAGCTGGTTGTTGGAGTGGGTCTTTGATGCATGACCTGCTTAGAGAAACAGAGATTGTTCTGGACATCCCTGTAAAGCCTCGAAAG GGTCACTTGCTTGTGCTCGAAAATTTCAATTCTCTTAAATTGAATCATGCTTCAATGGAGGCAGGTTATGTGGGTCATCATGATCTAACTCTACACCCAGGACAGGTTAATCATGGGCAAATCTTGTCTATTTCGATGACAGCCACTACAGATGTGATAGGAAACCTCGTTCTTG GGAGTAGCTGTCAGTTTGTTGGCTTCAACACAGAAGTTGATGAGACAATCATCGATCGCATATGGAAGCGTGCTGCAGAGTTCTATCCCAAACTAAGAGACTTGTGTCTTGCAGATTTCATTAGCAACAGAAAAGTGAGAATAGGACTGCGTCCTTATA TGCCCGATGGGAAGCCAGTAATTGGACCTGTTCCGGGTTTGTCAAAGGTATTCCTTGCAACCGGGCATGAAGGCTTAGGACTTTCTCTG GCCTTGGGCACTGCTGAACTGGTCGCTGATATGGTGTTGAAAAATCCTTTAAAGGTTGATAGTGCGCCATTTGCTGTTCAAGGTCGATGTTGTTGA
- the LOC102621635 gene encoding poly(A)-specific ribonuclease PARN-like isoform X2: protein MVPQFKPSPLRIRFFCTKTVQQNHHHRWPIKQITKTNFNESLSEIKNHISSSDFIAVSLQNTGSFSSPWHCVSTFDTPDTAYLKAKFAAERFQILQFAICPFKLQASKVIAYPYNFHLFPRDELKMGMPSYSFTCQTSYLTAMAKEGFDFNTCIYDGISYLSEAQESAAKVRMGNPMAVDHATKSSSSPALSVADTVFIERVRSRVKHWKNACTDSDIKTEALVTSLRKIVLGGEQFGSRPSMTIDVCSERQVQLVLKMLEDFSDVLVPLIIPAKGGGTQAVRAVLTSSDEDKDLLKRELQTFEFEQNKRVRGFREVIDLISASQKPLVAHNSLNDFTFIHSKFLAPLPPNMNEFICSLRLAYPQVIDVNYLLKDIGPVKKMTNISATIAYLKNRFFAPIEMEIPNQANENEGKIHGHNVVKICQLFGKLCSILKITPDAIESSDDFLASAINRYTNIFYSLPGSSQEPTNEEIRGWTNDKRKVSCEDVVFLWGFRERISAGILKNMLQGSHEVFAEAFNVRMVDRSCAIVVFGKPGLSNTFKNVMNSKAVSGPLREMVSDGLKAAGYETYQRVCSSGLWESALADALDKTLASHNCLSEAAYETKQSEIYLSNELINLAEL from the exons ATGGTGCCTCAGTTCAAGCCTTCGCCATTACGAATACGCTTCTTCTGTACCAAAACCGTCCAACAAAACCACCACCACCGCTGGCccataaaacaaataacaaaaaccaaCTTCAATGAATCTCTCTCAGAAATCAAGAACCACATTTCCAGCTCAGACTTTATAGCCGTCTCTTTGCAAAACACCGGCTCCTTCTCGTCGCCGTGGCACTGCGTGTCTACCTTTGATACTCCCGACACCGCTTACCTTAAGGCTAAGTTCGCCGCTGAACGTTTCCAGATTCTTCAGTTTGCTATTTGCCCCTTTAAACTTCAAGCTTCCAAAGTCATCGCTTACCC gtataattttcatttgtttccaaGAGATGAGCTGAAGATGGGGATGCCATCTTACAGTTTTACTTGTCAAACATCATATTTGACTGCAATGGCGAAAgagggttttgattttaataccTGCATATACGATG GCATATCATACTTATCTGAAGCACAAGAGTCTGCTGCAAAAGTTCGAATGGGTAATCCAATGGCTGTTGATCATGCGACAAAATCTTCCTCTTCGCCTGCTCTTAGCGTTGCTGATACAGTTTTCATTGAAAGGGTTAGATCACGTGTTAAGCATTGGAAAAATGCGTGTACAGACTCTGACATAAAGACAGAGG CTCTGGTGACATCCTTgagaaaaattgttttaggAGGGGAACAGTTTGGATCTAGACCTAGCATGACTATAGATGTTTGCAGTGAACGTCAAGTTCAGCTAGTACTAAAG ATGTTGGAAGACTTTTCTGATGTCCTTGTTCCTCTAATAATTCCAGCAAAGGGTGGAGGAACACAGGCAGTTCGAGCTGTGTTGACAAGTTCAGATGAGGACAAGGATCTTTTAAAG AGGGAGCTTCAAACTTTCgaatttgaacaaaataagAGAGTCCGTGGATTTCGAGAGGTGATCGATTTGATCTCTGCTTCACAGAAACCTCTTGTCGCCCACAATTCCCTTAATG ATTTTACATTTATCCATTCGAAATTTCTAGCTCCCCTACCTCCTAACATGAACGAGTTCATCTGTTCTTTGCGCTTGGCTTACCCTCAAGTAATTGATGTCAACTATCTGTTGAAGGATATTGGTCCTGTGAAAAAAATGACCAATATATCTGCTACCATCGCCTACTTGAAAAATAGGTTCTTTGCACCCATTGAGATGGAAATTCCAAATCAAG CTAATGAAAATGAAGGCAAGATTCATGGGCATAATGTCGTGAAAATATGCCAGTTGTTTGGGAAGCTGTGCTCCATATTGAAAATCACTCCTGATGCTATTGAATCTAGTGATGATTTTCTGGCATCAGCCATTAACCGCTACACAAATATCTTCTACAGTTTGCCTGGCAGCTCTCAAGAGCCAACTAATGAAGAGATCAGAGGATGGACCaatgacaaaagaaaagtaaGTTGCGAGGATGTGGTTTTCTTGTGGGGATTTAGGGAGAGGATATCTGCTGGAATTCTGAAGAACATGCTGCAAGGCTCCCATGAAGTTTTTGCAGAAGCATTCAATGTTCGCATGGTGGATAGGAGCTGTGCCATCGTGGTTTTTGGGAAACCGGGGTTGTCCAACACTTTTAAGAATGTGATGAACAGCAAAGCGGTTTCTGGGCCTTTGCGAGAAATGGTATCAGATGGCCTAAAAGCAGCAGGTTATGAGACCTACCAAAGAGTTTGCAGCTCAGGTTTGTGGGAATCAGCGTTAGCAGATGCCTTGGACAAAACCTTGGCAAGCCATAATTGTCTTTCAGAAGCTGCTTATGAGACAAAACAAtcagaaatttatttatccaaCGAGTTGATTAACTTGGCTGAACTCTGA
- the LOC102621635 gene encoding poly(A)-specific ribonuclease PARN-like isoform X1: MVPQFKPSPLRIRFFCTKTVQQNHHHRWPIKQITKTNFNESLSEIKNHISSSDFIAVSLQNTGSFSSPWHCVSTFDTPDTAYLKAKFAAERFQILQFAICPFKLQASKVIAYPYNFHLFPRDELKMGMPSYSFTCQTSYLTAMAKEGFDFNTCIYDGISYLSEAQESAAKVRMGNPMAVDHATKSSSSPALSVADTVFIERVRSRVKHWKNACTDSDIKTEAALVTSLRKIVLGGEQFGSRPSMTIDVCSERQVQLVLKMLEDFSDVLVPLIIPAKGGGTQAVRAVLTSSDEDKDLLKRELQTFEFEQNKRVRGFREVIDLISASQKPLVAHNSLNDFTFIHSKFLAPLPPNMNEFICSLRLAYPQVIDVNYLLKDIGPVKKMTNISATIAYLKNRFFAPIEMEIPNQANENEGKIHGHNVVKICQLFGKLCSILKITPDAIESSDDFLASAINRYTNIFYSLPGSSQEPTNEEIRGWTNDKRKVSCEDVVFLWGFRERISAGILKNMLQGSHEVFAEAFNVRMVDRSCAIVVFGKPGLSNTFKNVMNSKAVSGPLREMVSDGLKAAGYETYQRVCSSGLWESALADALDKTLASHNCLSEAAYETKQSEIYLSNELINLAEL, from the exons ATGGTGCCTCAGTTCAAGCCTTCGCCATTACGAATACGCTTCTTCTGTACCAAAACCGTCCAACAAAACCACCACCACCGCTGGCccataaaacaaataacaaaaaccaaCTTCAATGAATCTCTCTCAGAAATCAAGAACCACATTTCCAGCTCAGACTTTATAGCCGTCTCTTTGCAAAACACCGGCTCCTTCTCGTCGCCGTGGCACTGCGTGTCTACCTTTGATACTCCCGACACCGCTTACCTTAAGGCTAAGTTCGCCGCTGAACGTTTCCAGATTCTTCAGTTTGCTATTTGCCCCTTTAAACTTCAAGCTTCCAAAGTCATCGCTTACCC gtataattttcatttgtttccaaGAGATGAGCTGAAGATGGGGATGCCATCTTACAGTTTTACTTGTCAAACATCATATTTGACTGCAATGGCGAAAgagggttttgattttaataccTGCATATACGATG GCATATCATACTTATCTGAAGCACAAGAGTCTGCTGCAAAAGTTCGAATGGGTAATCCAATGGCTGTTGATCATGCGACAAAATCTTCCTCTTCGCCTGCTCTTAGCGTTGCTGATACAGTTTTCATTGAAAGGGTTAGATCACGTGTTAAGCATTGGAAAAATGCGTGTACAGACTCTGACATAAAGACAGAGG CAGCTCTGGTGACATCCTTgagaaaaattgttttaggAGGGGAACAGTTTGGATCTAGACCTAGCATGACTATAGATGTTTGCAGTGAACGTCAAGTTCAGCTAGTACTAAAG ATGTTGGAAGACTTTTCTGATGTCCTTGTTCCTCTAATAATTCCAGCAAAGGGTGGAGGAACACAGGCAGTTCGAGCTGTGTTGACAAGTTCAGATGAGGACAAGGATCTTTTAAAG AGGGAGCTTCAAACTTTCgaatttgaacaaaataagAGAGTCCGTGGATTTCGAGAGGTGATCGATTTGATCTCTGCTTCACAGAAACCTCTTGTCGCCCACAATTCCCTTAATG ATTTTACATTTATCCATTCGAAATTTCTAGCTCCCCTACCTCCTAACATGAACGAGTTCATCTGTTCTTTGCGCTTGGCTTACCCTCAAGTAATTGATGTCAACTATCTGTTGAAGGATATTGGTCCTGTGAAAAAAATGACCAATATATCTGCTACCATCGCCTACTTGAAAAATAGGTTCTTTGCACCCATTGAGATGGAAATTCCAAATCAAG CTAATGAAAATGAAGGCAAGATTCATGGGCATAATGTCGTGAAAATATGCCAGTTGTTTGGGAAGCTGTGCTCCATATTGAAAATCACTCCTGATGCTATTGAATCTAGTGATGATTTTCTGGCATCAGCCATTAACCGCTACACAAATATCTTCTACAGTTTGCCTGGCAGCTCTCAAGAGCCAACTAATGAAGAGATCAGAGGATGGACCaatgacaaaagaaaagtaaGTTGCGAGGATGTGGTTTTCTTGTGGGGATTTAGGGAGAGGATATCTGCTGGAATTCTGAAGAACATGCTGCAAGGCTCCCATGAAGTTTTTGCAGAAGCATTCAATGTTCGCATGGTGGATAGGAGCTGTGCCATCGTGGTTTTTGGGAAACCGGGGTTGTCCAACACTTTTAAGAATGTGATGAACAGCAAAGCGGTTTCTGGGCCTTTGCGAGAAATGGTATCAGATGGCCTAAAAGCAGCAGGTTATGAGACCTACCAAAGAGTTTGCAGCTCAGGTTTGTGGGAATCAGCGTTAGCAGATGCCTTGGACAAAACCTTGGCAAGCCATAATTGTCTTTCAGAAGCTGCTTATGAGACAAAACAAtcagaaatttatttatccaaCGAGTTGATTAACTTGGCTGAACTCTGA